A genomic stretch from Ovis canadensis isolate MfBH-ARS-UI-01 breed Bighorn chromosome 5, ARS-UI_OviCan_v2, whole genome shotgun sequence includes:
- the LOC138441729 gene encoding olfactory receptor 7E178-like, with the protein MGLSDDPELQPFLFGLFLSMYLVTVLGNLLIILAVSSDPHLHTPMYFFLSNLSLVDIGFISTTVPKMIVNIQSHSRVISYAGCLTQMSIFILFGGMDCMLLSVMAYDRFVAICHPLRYQVIMNPCTCCKLISGSFFVSLLNSQVQNLIVLQLTCFKDVKISNFFCDPSQLLNFTCSDMLTNNIVMYFVGAIFGFIPFSGIFFSYCKILSSILRVHPSRRNYKAFSTCGSHLAVVCLFYGTGLGVCLSSAISQSPRKDAVASVVYTVVTPMLNPFIYSLRNQDIKRAMWRFLRKII; encoded by the coding sequence ATGGGTCTTTCAGATGATCCAGAACTTCAGCCTTTCCTCTTTGGACTATTTCTATCCATGTACTTGGTCACCGTGCTGGGAAACCTGCTCATCATTTTGGCAGTCTCCTCTGACCCCCACcttcacacccccatgtacttcttcctctccaacctaTCCTTGGTGGACATAGGTTTCATCTCCACCACGGTCCCCAAGATGATTGTGAACATCCAGTCTCACAGCAGAGTCATCTCCTATGCAGGCTGCCTGACGCAGATGTCCATTTTTATCCTCTTTGGAGGGATGGATTGTATGCTTCTGTCTGTGATGGCCTATGACAGGTTTGTGGCCATCTGTCACCCACTGCGCTACCAGGTCATCATGAACCCATGCACCTGTTGCAAATTAATTTCAGGGTCTTTTTTTGTTAGCCTTTTGAACTCCCAAGTGCAGAATTTGATTGTGTTACAACTTACGTGCTTCAAGGATGtgaaaatatctaattttttCTGTGACCCTTCTCAACTGCTCAACTTTACCTGTTCTGACATGCTCACAAATAATATAGTCATGTATTTTGTTGGTGCCATTTTTGGTTTTATTCCTTTCTCTGGAATCTTTTTCTCTTACTGTAAAATTCTTTCCTCCATTCTGAGAGTTCACCCATCACGTAGAAACTACAAAGCTTTCTCCACCTGTGGCTCTCACCTGGCagttgtttgcttattttatggAACAGGTCTTGGTGTGTGCCTCAGTTCAGCCATCTCACAATCTCCCAGGAAGGATGCAGTGGCCTCTGTGGTGTACACTGTGGTCACCCCCATGCTGAATCCCTTCATCTACAGCCTGAGGAACCAAGACATCAAAAGGGCAATGTGGAGATTTCTCAGAAAAATAATCTAA